The sequence CGGAAATTGACTGCGATGCCATGGAACAGATGTACTGTGCGCCAGGTAGGTTCTAACCTCTAGTCTTGTTAGAGACACTTGGACAAAATTGTTAACCCTAGGTTAATCAAGCaatcaaatatattttgtcACCAGAAATTGGCGGAGTGTCCCGAGTCACAGAAGCTTGTGATTGGTGGAGTCTAGGGGCTCTCCTGTTTGAACTTCTCACAGGAATGGTCAGTGGTACTCACAAAAGAAAATTTCCATACACTCTAACCTTTACACTGTTGAATATTGCACAACTCTTCGACTAAGGAGCTAAGGAGTAATTTCTTGCTCTCTGCACCTTCAGCCAGTATGGCAGCTCCACCCGACAGGAATCAACTCCCACACTCAGCTGCTAATCCCGGACCACCTGAGCACCACAGCAGCATCCCTGCTCACTGAGGTGTGCAACACACATTAATTTTTATCGCTCTGATCCCCGACTATACACAGCTTGGGTTCCGCTACCAGTCGTCTCGAGAGGGGTTGGACTCTGGATATTGCTCTGTTAAGTCGTCACCCAAGCAAAATGTACATTAGATCCTCCTGGAATTTGTCCCAAAAGTTACCCCAATTTTGAAGATGATCAACGATACATTTGTCGTGAATAAATCCGATTCAGACCAATAATGTGCAATCGTATCACTTACCATGGCACGCTGATATGTGAATTACAGGCATTTGCTTCTGCTTCCAGTTACTTCAGTTTGATGCTGGCTATCGTTTGGGGTGTGGCGGTGGAGGAGTGAGCGACATCAAGTGTCACCCCTTCTTCAGCAGCGTCTCCTGGAAGGCTCTGAGCTGCTAACTGTGCAGACACCTTTGCACAGGGACCGCTGTGACACACTGGAAATGAACATCATGCTAAACATGTCCAAATTGGTAGTGTGTGCTATCCAAAGAATGTTGATGGTGACAAGGAAAATGATGACCACAAGCAGTCCCATCAGCCACCCATACTTATAAATTCACTTCAAAACATCACCAGAATATGTCCGACTTTTGAtagttatgattttttttttttaaatatatccaTGTATAAATAAGGGtttcttaaataaaaataataaaaacgcaAGTCCAGTTgtgtatatttttattaaaacatttttttcttaaatatctAGCAGAGCATaaggagaatgttccacattaCTGTGAAATATCATCAATTCTCCAATTAGAGTTAACTTTGGACATAATGTGTTCCTTCGTTCGAATGAATTCATGTTCTCTCACCACGCATGTTTCACCTCGATTTGTCATTCCATAATAACTTGACCATGTTTGTATGTAGAAAATTACATATGTCGAACATACAAGATTGAATATACTATTTGATCTAAAGACCAGAACCCGGGGAATTCTCAGATAGTACCAAACCCTTCTATCGCTGCCAGCCTTATATTGCACAAACCAACTgtcaaccccccctcccccaaaaaaaaaaaaaaaaaaaaaaaaaaaaaaaaaaaacctttgagtGATGTTCATAGGGTGGGTGTTGCCACTGGTCGCTTGGGGCGCTCGGGCTTGGAACTGACTGGGGGCGCTCACATGTCGAGGAGCAGCACCCTGGGGTCCTCCACCACTGACTTGATCTTGCGCAGGAAGGTGACGGCCTCTCTTCCGTCCACAAGGCGATGGTCGTACGTCAGGGCCACGTACATCATGGGACGGATCTCCACCTACAACCAtcacaacaaaacaaatttaaaaaaaaaactaaaccaaAACTATTTATACAGTGCGCTCGCATGACAATGTTTACTTAAGGCCGGTGTGTTAAACTGATCAATCTGAAGTTTTACATCTGGTAGCAAGTGTCGAATTTGAATTGAATTTCATACTAAAGTGGAATAGGGCTCTACCCAGTGGTACTTGATGGTACTGCAGTAGttgaattccccccccccccccctccccaaatttTATTTCATACATGCTCCTTAATGCGTTCCGAAAGTACCCTAAACACTATATTAATCTGCCACAATATTAGGAACACATCATTTGTGGATGTGTTATATTAAAAATTGCATTTagaaagatatatttttttccacacactAAGATGTTGAAGTTCCACATGGAGACCACAAACCTTGCCAGCCACTGCCACAGGCCTGTCAAATATTCCATGCATGCCCAAGATAGCAGACTGAGGTGGGTTGATGATGGGTGTCCCAAACATGGAGCCGAACACGCCGCCGTTGCTGATGGTGAAGGTCCCTCCGTCCATGTCTTCAACGGCCAGCTCGTTCTTGCGGGCCTACAAACAAATAAGACACATACACTTCTGATGAGCTTCATCACAACAACGCCACATTCTTCACAATGCTCGCTTCTTTTGCAACACCATCCTTTCATTTCCTGCACTGCTTATCCCATTGCAGGTGACTTTGGGCAAGAGGCCATTGCAGGTCTCCTTATAGACCACCAACCAGTCAGTCCAATGTACAACTCGGAACAATTTACAGCGGGGTGTCGAAACATCTTTTGTCCGATAGGACACAAGGGCCAACATTGGCATTTGTCACTTTAGTTTTGAAAAATACAAACCTTTTCACCCAACATATTGATGGTCTTCTCAATGTCGGCAAAATTCATTCCTTCGACATTCCTGATGACAGGAACAACCAGGCCCTGAGGGAGAAGTCACAAGGATACTTTTGTCAAGTATGTTCTTAAAGACATCCAATGAGCGTGGCatgctcgcacacacacaaatggcttACCTTTGGCGTGGCCACAGCCACGCTGATGTCGACATAGTCCCTGTACACAATCTCTTTGGTTGTGTCATCAATAACTGGGAAAACACAAGGGAGCAAACATGAAAAGTTGGAAACAAATATGGTCATTGAGAGCAACTATTACAAATTTCACACAGTCTTAGATTATTACAATTATTAAAAAAGGAGACACCCAACAATCTACTGTGGTTGCTCTAAGTAGGTCAGCAATGGAAAATAGCAGTAAATACATTGGGTGGAAGTCAGTGGTGGTTTTGAGGTTGGGTCCGAAAGAAAACTTGACACCATTGTGCAGACACTGAGTCAAATAAAATCAAAGTGTAGGCAGCACTTGTGGTGAAGCTCCTACCAGCATTGACAACTGGTTGGTCAGTGAGAGCGTAGGCGGCTGCCTTGACGAACGCGGACATGAAGCCTAACTTGACGTCGTGCTTCTTCAGGAAGCCGTCCTTGTAGGCCTTTCTCATTTCAGAGATGTTGCTAGGAGGGAAATGCAAGGAAAAGTCGCAAATGAGCAGGCTGTTAAATATGAATGCCGTTTTTCATTGAACCTCTAAAATAAAAACTTATCTTCAAATCTACTGCGATGCATCGGTTTAACAGTGACATGTTTCCAAATAAAAGGCGAGTACCGGCAGTTTTGTTACCCATCACGCTCCAAGCACAGAAGACAAATAATTGGTTGTGACAATTTGAATTCTTCAGGTAATGTGGGATTGACTTTCTATTGCCGGTGCTCGCTGCTCAGTATTTGCTACACTGTGCTAAAAGTTCAAAACGTATTTATTTCAGCAGCTTTAAAACAAGATAATGACCCTTTGGGAAGCTATTGTGATGGGCCGGCTAATCATTTTACCTTTGCTCacttttatctttctttttaattgtttgttttcctgtctGTAAAGCTCTAGGGTTTCGCTGCTAACGCAATTAGCCCCTCCCAAGACACAGACTCTGTGAGAAAGGAGAGAAGAAGCGATAAAAATCTTCACTTTCTCCAGTGTGTAAATCTTATTGGGCTGACATAAAAGCCCATATCAGTGGAGGCTGCCCTTCCACTCAGGGCACAGGTCTCTGTGGGCCCCCGTAGATGGTGCCGCCTCGCGCTCCGACCGCCTCCTTCGGCTCCAGATGAGCCCGAGCCTGGGAAGTCTTCCTCCAGACCGTCAATGTCAATCCAATTAGGATACATGGAAAAGCTTCAATGGCCGAAAGCTGACACCGTGCATTTGCGGGCGAAAGAAATCCTCAAAGTGTCCTCTTCAGCACCGGGGGCGAGTGCAGACAATAACATTTCCTTTTAAATTAATAAAGGCCGTTTTAACATTTCTTATCTTTGTTTTAGATGGATTTATGACCAAATATTTACATTCCGGTGTTTCAGACGGGGATCCggtttcaaaaagctttttctaTTGCGCAGATTATAATCTATAACCATTTGTGGTGGTATCAACTGGCTGCACTGACAAAAAATAGTGAACCTGAAATGCTTGAATAtgcaaaaatacatttacaaaCCGATAAACTTCTTACCTCATGTCAATCTCATTAAAGGTTGTCAACATTGCGCAGGTGTTTTGGGCTTCCTTCAGCCTTTGGGCAATTCTCAGTCTCATGCGATTCATCTTAACCTGAATTCAGAGAAAAGTTTTAGCAAAAAGTTCTTGCTCTATTACGAGCCATTCAAATAATTTCCttgtatgttttgttttagGGGTTTACCCTGCTCTCCGTGCGGGCCGCTTTTGCTCCTCCATCCACAGGAGCTGCCGGTGCGGTGGTGGGCTTGATGGCTGACACTGGAAAAGGACACAAAAGAAATGGTGGACATCACAAGATATCCCGAGCTTTTGCCCACAGAGCCAAATAAATCACGCATTTTGGAATAAGTAATTACCTGGTATGGCGTCCATAGGGTGTTCTGGCACAGGCGGCACAGGGGGCATGGTGGTGGGAATGGGGCCAGCAGCTGAGGGGGTAGGAGGGGGAGGTGCAGCagcaggtggtggtggtggtgaaggAGCAGCTGCTGCCGGGGCCTCCGCTTTTGGGGCTTCTGCAGCTTGAGGAGCTCCAGCTAAAGGAGGACATCAAGAAAACAATGAAGTCGAATACCACTACAGTTTGGGTGACGATTCTTGAAAGCCATTGACTGCTATGCACCAAAGAAGTGATAATAAAGATATTTTAATGATGAACTACACACGGCCTTTTTGAAGCTTGAAGAGGGGCGTTCCTCCCTCGACTTTGCCTCCATCAGGAACCAAAAGCTCCACAATCACCCCGGAAGAGGGTGAAGGAACCTGGACGGATGTCTGGAAAGAAAAGCAGGTGAAATCTATTATtttttgaatgtattttcaAATACTCCCATAGTATGAGGTCACCAAGGCAATTTTAAGCCAATGCACTGTATGCTTATGTATTTCTAGAGATATTCATCAAGAACGTTGATAAAGATATTGGATGAAGATCTGAATAAAGTCACCAAAATAATCTACAGTCTTGATAAGTGGTCTTTATGATACTCACCTTATCAGTTTCAATTTCACACACCACTTCATCCTCAGAAACAGTGTCCCCCACAGCTGTATTGGGAGAAGTTTGTTTAGGAATGATGACTCGACACAATACAATGTACTGAGGTGAGGATAAAGTGGGCTACCTTTTTCCCACCTCACGTCCCCCTCTGTAACAGACTCCGCAAAGGCAGGGGTCTTTACGGTGAGGACTTCATCTCCTTAGACACAAAGACAAGATTAGAACTCTCGTCACAAATATGATACGTACATAATATACTAACAATGAGACCTACTGTAAGCAAGAGAGGTCCTGAAGTATTGGATTTGGAAGACACTGGAGCGTGGATCCGATTTTCTTTAGGAGAGAACATGTAAATATAAATGGTTACTATAATTCATGCATAGTGACAGTTAAGGACTTAAAAATAGCTCACAAACAATTGCTCAAACACAATAGGAACATGTTTCAAAGGATGCAATAAAGTCAGGGTGCTCTCTTACACAGTGTTCTTGGCAGTGAAAGGGTAGCTAGTTGAGATAGCTGCAAAGAAAATGACAGAGACATCAACAACTTGACAGAAGAAACAATACTCAAATATATACATGACAATTACCTGCTGCGCCTCTGCGAGTCAACACATTATTTCCCTATGCAAAGACAAAAGATGATAAAGATTACAGGAAACAAGCATGTGACTCATTTTTCTATTAAACATGACTTAGAACTCTTCGCTGAAAAACTTTTCAAACCTATCCACACATTCTGGACAAAGCGGAGTGGTAAACGTCTTGATGATGCAAAGAACGGATAGCACCCGGGGTCAAAGGTAAAACGTTAGACGATGCTCCCACTGACAATCTTGCAAGCAAACATGTGTGGCTTACCCGTGTGACAGTGTGTCCAAAGAATAAAGCAATTGAAAGACTTACGTACATCCGGCTTTATTTCCCTCTTTTTGACTTTTACTTTCGAAACACTGTCACTCAGAAATGATATACTATATTATAGGCATATCCAAGCATGCTTGTCAAGTTAATGAGCAAGTTCAATCTGGTTAACAAAATCACATACATTAAGTCAACTGACAATAGCATGTCACTGCTAGCTAGCGAGTAATGTAAAGTAAAACTTCAATACTACCACAAGATTTTACGATGAAAAAACAATTAAGGCAATACTGACAACATTTGTGCATAAAATGGTTTACAGAAGTAACACGAAGAGCAGAAAATACTTAAAAGGCAAGGTGTCATACTGTCCTTGGCTTCCAATGTTACGGCCTGTTCCGTGGCCTACAGTAGCTAGGCTCATGCTATGACTAATGCTATAGCTATGCTAACCATGACAGAGGTTGAACCAACGCCCGCCAGAAGTGATTGCAAACAAGAGAAGCTTTCTTTAGTCACATTTGTGCCTTTTGGCCTACCTGGCGGATCGCAGAAAGGGAGCGACCAAAATTCCTGGAGAGACACCGGGAACGGGACAACATTTTGGCCGTGTGACAGCTGCCTGTCAGCGGAGGGGAGCGGGTCAAAGTGTCAGACCGGAATGGAGGAAATGCTGCGGGACAAACCAAGTGCACTAAATTAATAGGGGTGTTGGGTGGGAAGAATGGTCTCTTCTGACACAATGGCAGCATCCAATTTAAGTGTGGCGGTGTTATTATGAATCCCATAAACTCTGCACACATTCACTATAACACTTCCCAAGTTATTGTTCTTTATTTTGTACTAATGATATACATTGGaatgatgatgatttttttacCTGAGGAGGATGTCTGGATGAAGCAGCCAATCATATTACAGTGTGGCGTTTACTGCCTTGAATCTTACTGGGATTCATAACAACGCAGAAAGCGAACCCACGCTGCACGCACTATTTCACTTTAGCCTATGTATGTACATAATAAAATACATATATGTTGATGTGATtggtttttatttaattgagtaATTTGTCAATTAATTACACTTatagaatgaaataaaatgtaaataatattATTATGGTGCAGGAAGATAAGCCGTTTTATATGAAATAgaattaccaaaaaaaaaaaaaaaaactaaatataataccaaaaaataacaaaaaaataatgttttcctCCCCTTCCTAACCTCATTTACGAGGGATCTGGTCAAATCCAAAGTGGCATTAAGCACGCCTGTGCACTCTTgcatgttcattatttttccctCTGCAACTTTTAGACAAATAGAATTACAGAACTGAACACATGGATATGCACAGGATTTATCAAGCACCGCATGATGCTTGTTGGCAGGTTCGAGgagccagcgtgggctgccacTCAACTTTTCTCGTGAGTGATGCGTTCATGGTCACGCCTCCAAGGGCACTACAATGCATCTGCTGTTACACTGCTCACATCACATTGAGCGTGAGGCCATCAGACCGGCAACAGGTAAGGGAGATCCCCGTCACAttactcatttatttttcttctttaacaTCCAAATGGTGTTCAAACCATCCATCCCATTGTTTTGTTGTTCTATTTTAGAAGCTCAGATTATGTGATAgttcaaatttaaaattcacaaacacacatacatagTGCCCATATTTAGtttgtaaaaatatatatttttttattaataaaatatttttttatgtataacTGGTGGTTTTCAAGACTTGTTTCAGAGGACCGTACCTTTTAAACTGAATACTTTGACGTAAACTTCTTATTCCGGTCATTCAGTAACTGTTTTGATAATCAAATTTGACCGGTCATCTTCACTTGAACTTTAAATCTTAGAAAATACAGTTTTGCTTTCTACAATATGTGCATCATTGTATATTTCTTTAAATTGCATTTGGAATCATGAGAATTTACTTTTCTACACATACAAATACGTAACATTATATTAACTGagattgaataaaaaaacacacacattaattAGCAAATTTTAGTTAACATTATGTCCAATGTACATTAGCGAATCAAAACGTCAATTTTCAAATACCATCTATTCCACTTGCATTTTCTTTTAAGAATGCACTCAAGGTCTATGATCAATTTCATGAAATAGATGCACtcccaaaaaaatgtaaaagccaGTGaggacaatgaaaaaaaaaaaaaaagagaaagtgaatgcctgtttgtttgtttgtttgttgataATTCATCTTCTAAATGATTTCTACATCTGTACAATCTTTCTTTTACCCTATTTGTTTCTACCACAAGATCAAAAGGAAGAAAGCCTCATTGCCTCCGATCACGGTTTTGCTTCCTTATTGTCTTGCAAGTTGCAAATACCACAGCATTTTCTGGTTTCGACAGTGTGACATTCATACTCGAAATTGTATCTACATTTTACTATAAAAAAGATGAGATAAGCACAAATATGAATCATTAAAAGATTTTTCTACTTCTGTTCACAGAAAAATTCagacttttaaaatgtgtaacGATTGTTTTCCCCATTATAActttaaatgcatttattacTTACTCACTTACCCGTGTTCACTCTTCCCCATCTTTTCAGAGTGTGATTTTACAAAGTGTGTCGAGACTAATGAACATGAACCTCAGCCCTAAAGAGCAGAGTGTGCACAGCTCAAATGAAGGCTGCCTTGAAGATGACAAACACAGTCCCTTGCTGCCTTGCTTACGCAGAAACATCTACGATGAGCCACTTTCCTCATACCCCAACGGCTCGATCATATCGCAACTTCTCCGAAAGACCATGCACAGCAAAAGGGCACTTGATGAAAgccatttttacatttcaaattCAACTGCCACTGACTCTGGACAGGAGGACCGCAGCAGTGTGTCGTCAAAGGACAGCACAACAGAAGCATCCTCCCCCACTTGCCACATTTCAACAAGATACAGCGCAGAGGTAGATCCGCCCATGACGGACCACCTTCAAGCTAAGCGAGCCCGGGTGGAGAACATCATCAGGGTGATGGCAGGCTCTCCCAACAACAGGCCAATCGGGGAGAGCGAGCGACCCGAGGTTGATTCCCGAGACACCAGAGAGTTTCGAGAAGCGTATCGGGAAAATAAACGCAAACAACGGCTCCCTCAACATCAGGAGCACAGTATCGGAGGGCCGGCGAGCGGAAAAGCTGATGATGATACTAACACCAAAGATGAGGAGTGTCACAAACTGAAAGAGCAGCTCCACAGCATGCAAAAGCTTCTGCGTCAACTTCAGGAAAAATTCCTTCAGCTTTATAAGCAGGAAGGTGCAGATCATGAAGACAAGGCAGCTGCTGATTTTTACACTCCGGCGGGAAGCAGCTACACTGAAGATTTTGAAAGGAAGATTAGGATGAATCCAGAGTGTGGCGACAGAATAAAAGTAGTCAGTCATTCGGCTCAACAAAGAGAGACTCAGAACCTTCGGGAAATGTTGAAGCAAGAGCTGTCCAGAGCTTTGAATGACTGTGTGGACCGTGTGTTGACAAACGTGTCCTCATTAGGACTTGATGTGTCCTCTCAACAGCGAATGTGTCCATCTCCAGAAGTGAAGATAAGTTCAAGTGATAACAGAAAGAATCAACAAGATGCTTCAATGCAGGAACATCCGCATGCTGAAGAGAGCTCTACCAAGCCCCAGTCTTTGGACTATTATGATAACGCAGAGCCGCACCAAGACCAGACAGAGGCGCTCTCTTTGGTGGTTCGCAAACCAGTGACGACACCTCTAAGCTCGGTCGCCTCCGCAGTGAAGCGGCCCTTTCCGGTCCACCAGACGCCATTCCAGTTCAACTACAGTGCCCCGCTGCATGACAGTCAAATCCTGGAGCACCTTCTCAAGTATGGGCCACATTCTAACTTTGGGGCTCTCCACTGCATGCCCCATTCCATGGAGAGGACCTCACCCGATCCAGTAGATCTTCCTTGGGACACAATCGCATTGAGATCCAAAGTGACACCCAGTCACCTCAGCCACCACTCTCGTCCGTCTGCTCTGGGGCCTGTGACGGTCGACACTCTCTGCCTCCCCCATGTCAAGCTCGAGTGTGGCGAGCTGCAAAATATGGCCGAGCGAAACCCCTACATGTCTCTCAATATATCCTTTCACCAAAGTTGTTATTGAGACAGAATTTCTGCTTTTCACCTTTTTACGTGATGGAACATGTAGTTAACATAAACAAAGTGGGAAGGTAGTCCAGAAACCtaacatattttttaaaaatcttttgaATCTGAAAGAGCCGACCTGAGAGAAATTACCTGTAAAATCTGAGTTATTCTATCACATAGGGAAAATATCAAAGAATTAAGTGAATTGAGGAGTAGAATGATGAATAAGCGATAATAACAAATGAGCAATCCTTAGATATCGTATTAGGTACAGACATTCAATTAAATAACCTTTGTCAATTTATGAGGAACAAACATTATGAGACattattcagatttttttttttttttagaataagtGGTccagagaatggatggatggatatttatatttattctaggtatttttctttcacttggtGTCACTTCAGAATGACGATTCGTCGAAAGCTGTCATGAACTTGAGCTATGGTGCCTCATAggggatttaaaaaagaaaaaagaaaaacagcgaccaaaaataaaaagaacacaAAACACCCAGGGCAATGATACGGCAAAAAAGCTCACACAAAATTTTGCTAAACTCATCAGCAGAACAAATTTTAGCGTCAATTACTTAAAAACAGAAACAGAAAATTctacacaaatatttttttgttaggTAGAGATTATAAAGTGAAATATATTCACATagtggcttaaaaaaaaaaaaagggaggcagTCAACAATATTCTATAGTATCGACACACTGTTTGGTGGCGTCTTATGTTTTTATGCTCCCCTCACTATAATGGAGCTTTGACTCAGTGGTCAGTTTTAGAACAGATAGTAACTTCAAGGAGAATTTATTTCTTTGATCTGGTTCCCCTCCTATCGAAAATTACTGCGTCTTCTTTAATCTGACCAGAGTAATGACTTTAAGTCCgcaaaaagacaaataaaaaggaATACAAGGCTTTGATAAGAACTGCCAGGAACAAACGCCGATTTTTCAAAGGCTGAGAAAGCATCGTGTTCTGTTTCAGGAagcatctttgtttttttttttcatacttgaAAAGGTGCAGGATCTATTTCTCCATCATCATAGTAATGGGGG is a genomic window of Syngnathus typhle isolate RoL2023-S1 ecotype Sweden linkage group LG16, RoL_Styp_1.0, whole genome shotgun sequence containing:
- the dlst gene encoding dihydrolipoyllysine-residue succinyltransferase component of 2-oxoglutarate dehydrogenase complex, mitochondrial produces the protein MLSRSRCLSRNFGRSLSAIRQGNNVLTRRGAAAISTSYPFTAKNTVKSDPRSSVFQIQYFRTSLAYRDEVLTVKTPAFAESVTEGDVRWEKAVGDTVSEDEVVCEIETDKTSVQVPSPSSGVIVELLVPDGGKVEGGTPLFKLQKGPGAPQAAEAPKAEAPAAAAPSPPPPPAAAPPPPTPSAAGPIPTTMPPVPPVPEHPMDAIPVSAIKPTTAPAAPVDGGAKAARTESRVKMNRMRLRIAQRLKEAQNTCAMLTTFNEIDMSNISEMRKAYKDGFLKKHDVKLGFMSAFVKAAAYALTDQPVVNAVIDDTTKEIVYRDYVDISVAVATPKGLVVPVIRNVEGMNFADIEKTINMLGEKARKNELAVEDMDGGTFTISNGGVFGSMFGTPIINPPQSAILGMHGIFDRPVAVAGKVEIRPMMYVALTYDHRLVDGREAVTFLRKIKSVVEDPRVLLLDM
- the prox2 gene encoding prospero homeobox protein 2, with amino-acid sequence MVTPPRALQCICCYTAHITLSVRPSDRQQSVILQSVSRLMNMNLSPKEQSVHSSNEGCLEDDKHSPLLPCLRRNIYDEPLSSYPNGSIISQLLRKTMHSKRALDESHFYISNSTATDSGQEDRSSVSSKDSTTEASSPTCHISTRYSAEVDPPMTDHLQAKRARVENIIRVMAGSPNNRPIGESERPEVDSRDTREFREAYRENKRKQRLPQHQEHSIGGPASGKADDDTNTKDEECHKLKEQLHSMQKLLRQLQEKFLQLYKQEGADHEDKAAADFYTPAGSSYTEDFERKIRMNPECGDRIKVVSHSAQQRETQNLREMLKQELSRALNDCVDRVLTNVSSLGLDVSSQQRMCPSPEVKISSSDNRKNQQDASMQEHPHAEESSTKPQSLDYYDNAEPHQDQTEALSLVVRKPVTTPLSSVASAVKRPFPVHQTPFQFNYSAPLHDSQILEHLLKYGPHSNFGALHCMPHSMERTSPDPVDLPWDTIALRSKVTPSHLSHHSRPSALGPVTVDTLCLPHVKLECGELQNMAERNPYMSLNIQEGLTPSHLKKAKLMFFYTRYPSSNVLKTFFPDVKFNRCITSQLIKWFSNFREFYYIQMEKFARQAIVDGISEVKDITVSRDSELFRALNMHYNKANDFHVPDKFLEVAEITLHEFYKAISVAKDSDPSWKKAIYKVICKLDSDVPDEFKTSSYL